The following proteins are co-located in the Myxococcales bacterium genome:
- the secA gene encoding preprotein translocase subunit SecA: MQRVLSKVFGTANDRWIKRVLPLVVSVASLEPEYEKLSDAELAALTPVFRQRLEQGESLDALLPEAFAAVREASKRTLGQRHYDVQIIGGIILHQGRISEMKTGEGKTLVATLPSYLNGLSGDGVHIVTVNDYLATRDAEWMGAVHRFLGLTVGTMVHGLTDLERSDAYGCDITYCTNNELGFDYLRDNMKLNAENRVQGELNYAIIDEVDSILIDEARTPLIISGPSEENTQIYSVVNRVIPSLKAGTKGEPAKGIEETGDYWIDEKAQSAMLTEAGIHKIEQMLNVENLYDPEALPINHAISQALVAHTLKRRDVDYMVTVGESGKKEVVIVDEHTGRSMPGRRWSDGLHQAVEAKEGITVRSENQTLATVTFQNFFRMYSKISGMTGTADTEAAEFAKIYNLEVTIIPTHRPMIRDDQSDVVFKTKREKFNAVADEIIERQERGQPVLVGTISIETSESLSKTLKKRGIKHNVLNAKHHEREAEIVAQAGSKGAVTISTNMAGRGTDIVLGGNPEVMAVQKCHGDKEHEDYGEILLRFERECSLAQKQVLEAGGLHILGTERHESRRIDNQLRGRSGRQGDPGSSQFFLSLEDDLLRIFEADKVAQWWDRVGVEEGEAIENRMLTRVIEGAQKKVEARNFDMRKHLLDYDDVMNKQRQAFYARRLNVLLADSLQQEIEEMVEGIVVNVLAEHWPRKGSPEVEDVNKIAAAFKTHFGLVLEADQPPFINAEGKTQDDRDAFGRVVLDRLIVLLEEKKTRCAEMVEQYKDLNYPKFEWFERDILLQVLDAQWKDHLHTMDGLREGINLRGYAQKDPKVEYQREGFALFAETEQRMDDQAVEVLFRFTLPTPRIETVRHRGKENDAALPGKASGPHRSGGAGGGTSGKVGRNDPCPCGSGKKFKKCCGA; the protein is encoded by the coding sequence ATGCAACGAGTGCTGAGCAAGGTCTTTGGAACCGCCAACGACCGCTGGATCAAGCGGGTGCTCCCGCTCGTGGTCAGCGTGGCGAGTCTCGAACCCGAATACGAGAAACTGAGCGACGCTGAACTCGCAGCGCTGACGCCGGTCTTTCGCCAGCGCCTCGAGCAGGGCGAGTCTCTCGACGCTCTATTGCCCGAAGCCTTCGCCGCCGTGCGCGAAGCTTCCAAACGAACCCTGGGTCAGCGCCACTACGACGTGCAGATCATCGGCGGCATCATCCTCCACCAGGGCAGGATCTCCGAGATGAAGACAGGTGAGGGCAAGACCCTCGTCGCGACGCTTCCCTCGTACCTCAACGGTCTCTCGGGTGACGGCGTGCACATCGTCACTGTGAATGACTACCTCGCCACACGCGACGCCGAATGGATGGGCGCGGTGCATCGTTTTCTCGGCCTCACGGTTGGGACGATGGTGCACGGGTTGACGGATCTCGAGCGAAGCGACGCCTACGGCTGCGACATTACCTACTGCACAAACAACGAACTCGGGTTCGACTATCTCCGCGACAACATGAAACTCAACGCGGAAAATCGCGTTCAGGGCGAACTCAACTACGCGATCATCGACGAAGTCGATTCCATTCTGATCGACGAAGCTCGGACCCCGCTCATCATTTCCGGTCCCTCGGAAGAAAACACCCAGATCTACAGCGTGGTGAACCGAGTGATTCCCAGTCTCAAGGCGGGAACCAAGGGGGAGCCAGCGAAAGGCATCGAAGAGACCGGGGACTACTGGATCGACGAAAAAGCCCAGTCCGCGATGCTCACTGAAGCGGGGATCCACAAAATCGAACAGATGCTGAATGTCGAGAACCTCTACGACCCGGAGGCGCTCCCGATCAATCACGCGATCTCCCAGGCCCTGGTGGCGCACACGCTCAAGCGGCGCGACGTCGACTACATGGTCACGGTGGGGGAGAGCGGCAAGAAGGAAGTCGTCATCGTAGATGAGCACACCGGGCGTTCGATGCCCGGCCGTCGCTGGTCGGATGGTCTGCACCAGGCCGTCGAAGCCAAGGAGGGGATCACGGTTCGCAGTGAAAACCAGACCCTGGCGACGGTGACGTTCCAGAACTTCTTCCGGATGTACTCAAAGATTTCAGGCATGACCGGGACCGCGGACACCGAAGCCGCCGAGTTTGCCAAGATCTACAACCTCGAAGTCACCATCATTCCCACCCATCGACCGATGATCCGAGACGATCAGTCGGATGTCGTGTTCAAGACCAAGCGCGAGAAGTTCAACGCGGTGGCGGATGAGATCATCGAGCGACAAGAACGCGGGCAACCTGTTCTGGTGGGTACGATTTCGATCGAAACGTCCGAGTCGCTATCGAAGACGCTCAAGAAGCGCGGCATCAAGCACAACGTGCTCAACGCCAAGCATCACGAACGCGAAGCCGAAATCGTCGCACAGGCGGGAAGCAAGGGGGCGGTCACGATCTCGACCAATATGGCGGGTCGCGGCACCGACATCGTGCTCGGGGGCAACCCCGAGGTGATGGCAGTGCAGAAGTGTCACGGTGACAAAGAGCACGAAGACTACGGAGAAATCCTGCTGCGCTTCGAGCGCGAGTGCAGTCTGGCGCAGAAGCAAGTCCTCGAAGCCGGAGGGCTCCACATCCTGGGCACCGAACGCCACGAGAGTCGGCGCATCGACAACCAGTTGCGGGGTCGCTCGGGTCGCCAGGGGGACCCCGGTTCGAGCCAGTTCTTTCTCTCGCTGGAAGACGATCTCCTGCGCATCTTTGAAGCCGACAAGGTCGCGCAGTGGTGGGATCGGGTCGGCGTCGAAGAGGGCGAGGCGATCGAAAACCGCATGCTGACCCGGGTGATCGAGGGCGCACAGAAGAAGGTCGAGGCCCGCAACTTCGACATGCGCAAACACTTGCTCGACTACGACGACGTAATGAACAAGCAGCGCCAGGCGTTCTACGCCCGCCGCCTGAACGTGTTGTTGGCCGACAGCTTGCAGCAGGAAATCGAAGAGATGGTCGAGGGGATCGTAGTCAATGTCCTCGCTGAACACTGGCCTCGGAAGGGCTCACCTGAAGTCGAAGACGTCAACAAGATTGCGGCGGCGTTCAAGACACACTTCGGTCTCGTCCTCGAAGCCGATCAACCTCCCTTCATCAACGCCGAAGGCAAAACCCAGGACGACCGGGATGCATTCGGGCGGGTTGTACTCGATCGCCTGATTGTGCTTCTCGAGGAAAAGAAGACGCGCTGCGCTGAGATGGTGGAGCAGTACAAAGACCTCAACTACCCCAAGTTCGAGTGGTTCGAGCGCGACATCCTGTTGCAGGTACTCGACGCCCAGTGGAAGGATCACCTGCACACGATGGACGGCCTGCGCGAGGGGATCAATTTGCGGGGCTACGCCCAGAAGGACCCGAAGGTCGAGTATCAGCGCGAGGGCTTTGCACTGTTCGCCGAAACGGAACAGCGCATGGACGACCAGGCCGTCGAAGTCCTGTTCCGCTTTACTCTGCCCACCCCACGCATCGAGACCGTGCGACATCGCGGCAAGGAAAACGATGCGGCGCTTCCCGGCAAAGCCTCCGGCCCCCATAGGAGCGGAGGAGCGGGGGGTGGAACCTCCGGCAAGGTGGGGCGAAACGATCCCTGCCCCTGTGGCAGCGGCAAGAAGTTCAAGAAGTGCTGCGGCGCCTGA
- a CDS encoding M23 family metallopeptidase has product MKHYTLILVGDETSPIRRIQVSSETIKRMACGMGIAVLVFALASFDYYRARIDNAELAELRVRSQEQTSEMERVRITLDDMTNKMAAVRELERKVRIIANLPGSTAVGGDGITEVVPDGSIAPDADDANLRVPVGVPVSTGEVGDEALRDAMRGDLVPIRAGGTPDATGLATKKARAMRQLDELAKAIGVGAEIQTHSLEELMIQLEDKHSRLTSMPSIWPTRGWLTSRFGPRISPFTGRRQHHAGIDIASATGADIVAPAAGRVVFVGRKGPLGNTVVVEHGFGVRTLFGHAEKIHVKIGQELKRGELLASVGSTGRSTGPHVHYVVEVNGKARNPLDYIFD; this is encoded by the coding sequence ATGAAACACTACACCCTGATACTCGTCGGCGATGAAACGTCGCCGATCCGCAGAATCCAGGTGAGTAGCGAAACGATCAAGCGGATGGCTTGCGGGATGGGAATTGCCGTTCTCGTATTTGCCCTCGCTAGCTTTGACTACTACCGCGCTCGGATTGACAACGCCGAATTGGCCGAGCTTCGCGTTCGGAGCCAGGAACAGACCAGCGAGATGGAGCGGGTCCGAATCACCCTCGACGACATGACGAACAAGATGGCTGCGGTGCGAGAACTCGAACGCAAGGTTCGCATCATCGCCAACCTGCCGGGTTCGACCGCAGTGGGAGGCGACGGCATTACCGAGGTGGTTCCGGACGGCAGCATTGCGCCGGACGCAGATGACGCGAATCTCCGGGTTCCTGTGGGTGTGCCGGTGAGTACCGGCGAAGTGGGCGACGAAGCACTGCGCGATGCCATGCGAGGGGATCTGGTGCCGATTCGCGCCGGGGGAACGCCCGATGCGACGGGACTCGCAACGAAAAAGGCCCGGGCCATGCGACAACTCGACGAGTTGGCCAAGGCCATCGGGGTTGGCGCCGAGATCCAGACCCACTCGTTAGAAGAACTGATGATTCAGCTCGAAGACAAGCACAGCCGCCTGACCTCCATGCCTTCGATCTGGCCGACGAGGGGCTGGCTCACGTCGCGCTTCGGCCCGCGAATTTCGCCGTTTACGGGTCGTCGACAACACCATGCGGGGATTGACATCGCGTCGGCCACTGGAGCCGACATCGTCGCTCCCGCCGCGGGACGCGTGGTCTTCGTCGGACGCAAGGGCCCCCTGGGCAATACCGTCGTGGTGGAGCACGGTTTCGGTGTACGCACCCTGTTCGGTCACGCCGAGAAAATCCATGTGAAGATTGGCCAGGAACTCAAGCGAGGCGAACTTCTTGCATCCGTGGGCAGCACGGGGCGCAGCACGGGTCCCCACGTGCACTATGTGGTCGAAGTCAACGGGAAGGCCCGAAACCCCCTCGACTATATTTTTGACTGA
- a CDS encoding FHA domain-containing protein, giving the protein MDSVGNEASEPVSSPVPAGGSIQIQSGFYDGLEVVLDRDWLVIGRGRGADVVLAEATISRAHAAIGYDDGGFYVQDLASTNGTLVNGSRAERQQLKNGDELRMGRLIIGVSLPE; this is encoded by the coding sequence ATGGATTCAGTGGGAAACGAGGCGTCGGAGCCGGTGTCCTCACCCGTGCCGGCTGGGGGCTCGATCCAGATTCAGTCTGGATTTTACGACGGGCTCGAAGTTGTCCTGGATCGCGACTGGCTCGTCATTGGTCGCGGCCGAGGAGCCGACGTCGTACTCGCCGAGGCCACGATATCCCGCGCCCACGCTGCGATTGGGTACGACGACGGCGGTTTCTACGTTCAGGATCTCGCAAGCACCAATGGGACGTTGGTGAATGGATCGCGTGCAGAGCGACAGCAACTCAAGAACGGCGATGAGCTGCGGATGGGCAGGTTGATTATCGGTGTGAGTTTGCCGGAGTAG
- the recN gene encoding DNA repair protein RecN, with protein sequence MIETLRIREIKIVEQAELEFDPGLNVLTGETGAGKSIILGALEMLAGARGSADIPRKGSDLGTVEAVFRTEGLSEFENELSERGFVDSSDADSHELFVHRTLSATGRSRARIAGQLVPISTLAELFSGRIEISSQHSSQALLRPESHGRYLDAAGQLLPLRAEVEQAFNRVRAIDAQLAAIRGEDEERARRRDFLAFQLEEIDAVSPSPEEYASLNAEHSRLAHAGQLQEDGAALVHALQGDVTGVEGASAIDATTLALRLGEGLANLDTGLGALVERLRSVDVELRDVAQDFERYADGIEADPARFEALEQRLAQFEGLLRKYGRSVENVLVFREQVASELSGIECASEREETLATERAQVEKLLIRRAKQLSKGRVKAAGALSESVQRSLAALDMPNATFQVELQVAAAPAGLPCGAAGNEAPEFKFSANTGEPLAPLQKVASGGELSRVFLAVKNGLRREGRGMVLVFDEVDAGIGGRTAQRVGQVLAELAQHHQVLCITHLPQIAAFADAHFRVEKAEKAGRICATVRRLDASERVEEIARMAGGEKITASTRRHARELLRGKPLKQK encoded by the coding sequence TTGATCGAAACCCTGCGCATTCGCGAGATCAAGATCGTCGAACAGGCTGAGCTCGAATTTGATCCGGGCCTGAACGTGCTCACGGGGGAAACCGGAGCCGGCAAGTCGATCATTCTCGGTGCCCTCGAAATGCTGGCCGGGGCCCGGGGCTCGGCGGACATCCCCCGCAAGGGGTCGGATCTGGGCACGGTTGAAGCGGTGTTTCGCACCGAGGGTCTCTCCGAGTTCGAGAACGAACTTTCTGAGCGCGGATTTGTCGATTCGTCCGACGCAGACTCTCACGAACTCTTCGTCCACCGCACCCTGTCGGCGACTGGCCGCAGTCGTGCTCGGATTGCCGGGCAACTGGTCCCCATCTCGACTTTGGCCGAGTTGTTTTCCGGCCGCATCGAGATCTCGAGTCAGCACAGCTCCCAGGCGCTGCTCCGCCCCGAAAGCCACGGTCGCTATCTCGACGCTGCCGGTCAGCTCTTGCCGTTGCGCGCCGAGGTCGAGCAAGCGTTCAACCGGGTGCGGGCAATCGACGCGCAACTGGCGGCGATTCGCGGCGAAGACGAAGAGCGAGCACGACGTCGCGACTTCCTGGCGTTCCAACTCGAAGAAATCGATGCGGTTTCGCCCTCGCCCGAAGAGTACGCATCGCTCAACGCCGAACACAGTCGGCTCGCACATGCGGGTCAGCTGCAAGAAGACGGAGCCGCGTTGGTCCACGCACTGCAAGGCGATGTCACCGGGGTCGAGGGGGCCAGTGCGATCGATGCAACGACCCTTGCGCTTCGGCTGGGAGAAGGTCTTGCAAATCTGGACACCGGGCTGGGTGCGTTGGTCGAGCGCCTGCGCAGCGTCGATGTCGAACTGCGGGATGTGGCCCAGGATTTTGAGCGCTACGCGGATGGCATCGAAGCCGACCCCGCGCGCTTCGAGGCGTTGGAACAACGGCTCGCCCAGTTCGAGGGTTTGCTTCGCAAGTACGGTCGCTCCGTCGAAAATGTCCTCGTGTTTCGCGAACAAGTCGCGAGCGAGCTGTCCGGCATCGAATGCGCGAGTGAGCGCGAGGAAACCCTCGCAACGGAACGCGCCCAGGTCGAAAAGCTGTTGATCCGCCGTGCGAAGCAACTCAGCAAGGGGCGGGTGAAGGCGGCGGGTGCGTTGTCCGAATCGGTGCAGCGTTCACTCGCAGCACTCGACATGCCGAACGCGACGTTTCAGGTCGAACTGCAGGTTGCCGCCGCCCCCGCTGGTCTGCCCTGCGGTGCGGCGGGAAATGAAGCGCCAGAATTCAAATTCTCGGCCAATACCGGGGAGCCGCTCGCCCCCCTGCAAAAGGTGGCTTCGGGGGGAGAGCTGTCCCGGGTGTTCCTGGCCGTCAAGAATGGCCTGCGCCGGGAAGGTCGCGGAATGGTTCTAGTATTTGATGAAGTTGACGCTGGCATCGGAGGTCGCACGGCCCAGCGGGTGGGCCAGGTACTGGCCGAATTGGCACAGCACCACCAGGTGCTCTGTATCACGCATCTCCCCCAGATTGCAGCCTTTGCAGATGCGCATTTCCGGGTGGAGAAGGCCGAAAAAGCTGGCAGAATTTGCGCCACGGTGCGCCGGCTCGATGCCTCCGAGCGGGTGGAGGAGATCGCCCGAATGGCCGGTGGCGAGAAAATTACGGCCTCGACCCGGCGACATGCCAGAGAGTTACTGAGGGGAAAACCCCTCAAACAGAAGTAG
- a CDS encoding NAD(+)/NADH kinase, producing MKIQSIGICLKPDQPDCKEVVARLVTWAAGRQVELVLDREVDRGLEIPIFDRVELCAKVDLIVSVGGDGTLLSVARALGTRDVPILGINLGRLGFLTEVNRDEMEECLDRMLTSDFPIEPRMRLDIRVYRDEQEIARYLALNDLVITRTALSRMIDLETFADGSKVTTYHADGLILSTPTGSTAYSLSAAGPILLPGLEAIVLTPICPHSLNQRPLVLPQHTEVEVRVRHISGSDSATLTIDGQDGLELSDRDRVITRRSPHSVHIVSSPFRNRFEILHTKLNWGDR from the coding sequence ATGAAAATTCAATCCATCGGCATATGCCTGAAGCCGGATCAACCGGATTGCAAGGAGGTGGTGGCCCGCCTGGTCACCTGGGCAGCGGGGCGCCAGGTTGAACTCGTGCTCGACCGAGAGGTCGATCGAGGGCTCGAGATACCGATCTTCGACCGCGTCGAACTCTGCGCCAAGGTCGACTTGATCGTATCCGTGGGCGGCGACGGGACCCTGCTCTCCGTCGCGCGAGCGTTGGGCACCCGGGACGTTCCCATTCTGGGCATCAACCTGGGAAGGTTGGGATTCCTGACCGAGGTCAATCGCGACGAGATGGAAGAATGTCTCGACCGCATGCTCACAAGCGACTTCCCGATCGAACCGAGAATGCGACTCGACATCAGGGTCTACCGGGACGAGCAGGAGATTGCGCGTTATCTCGCGCTCAACGATCTGGTGATCACGCGAACTGCGCTCAGCCGCATGATTGATCTCGAAACCTTCGCGGACGGTTCCAAGGTCACGACCTATCACGCGGACGGCCTGATCCTCTCCACTCCGACGGGATCGACGGCCTACTCACTTTCGGCGGCTGGCCCCATATTGCTTCCCGGTCTCGAGGCCATCGTCTTGACGCCGATTTGCCCCCACTCCCTGAATCAACGACCGTTGGTGCTGCCACAACACACCGAGGTCGAGGTCCGCGTGCGACACATCTCTGGATCCGATTCCGCGACCCTCACGATCGATGGTCAAGACGGCCTCGAGTTGTCTGACCGCGACCGAGTGATTACCCGGCGCTCGCCTCACAGCGTCCACATCGTCTCGTCGCCGTTTCGCAATCGTTTCGAGATTCTCCACACCAAACTCAACTGGGGCGACCGTTGA
- a CDS encoding replication-associated recombination protein A — translation MPADETFDLFPDRPKRQVEARAPLADRMRPRRFEEMIGQDSVVGPGSALRSMVGAGELPSLILWGPPGSGKTTLAWLLAETPDTRIEPLSAVVAGVKEIRIAVDRARRTPLRTLLFIDEIHRLNRAQQDVLLPHVEAGTVTLVGATTENPSFTVNAPLLSRCRVLTLAPLDESGLLEVLDHACRDKERGLGALDLKFDDETLPAIVSAADGDARRALGILEAAVAAHRSGADPHGPVSPEIVREVAGRRVLIHDRDREEHYNVVSALIKSLRASDPDAALYYMARMLVVGEDPLFIARRLLIFASEDIGNADPNALPLAMANYQAVDRLGMPEARIPLAQTATYLACAPRSNAAYRALDRAMAVVEQTGSLPVPMHLRNAPTKLMSDLGYGRDYRYPHDEPDAMVAAKNLPDSIADELFYAPSERGAEAEIAQRLKRFRAQREGRDQGEGQGD, via the coding sequence ATGCCGGCAGACGAAACTTTTGATCTCTTTCCCGACCGCCCCAAGCGCCAGGTCGAGGCCCGAGCCCCTCTGGCCGACCGTATGCGCCCTCGACGCTTCGAAGAGATGATCGGACAGGATTCGGTGGTCGGCCCCGGCAGCGCGCTGCGCAGCATGGTCGGCGCCGGTGAACTCCCGTCCCTGATCTTATGGGGTCCTCCGGGAAGCGGAAAAACGACCCTTGCCTGGTTGCTCGCCGAGACCCCCGACACCCGCATCGAGCCCCTTTCTGCCGTGGTCGCCGGGGTCAAGGAAATTCGCATCGCGGTCGATCGCGCTCGCCGGACCCCCCTGAGGACGCTTCTCTTCATCGACGAAATCCACCGCCTGAACCGCGCCCAGCAGGACGTCCTGCTCCCCCACGTCGAGGCGGGCACCGTAACCCTGGTGGGGGCCACCACGGAAAATCCGTCATTCACGGTGAACGCTCCCCTGCTCTCGCGCTGCCGCGTCCTGACCCTCGCTCCACTCGACGAATCGGGTTTGCTCGAGGTTCTCGATCACGCCTGCAGGGACAAGGAACGCGGGCTCGGCGCGCTCGATCTGAAATTCGACGACGAGACTTTGCCCGCCATCGTGAGCGCCGCAGACGGCGACGCGCGAAGAGCCCTCGGCATTCTGGAAGCCGCGGTCGCAGCGCATCGCAGTGGCGCAGATCCGCACGGCCCGGTCTCCCCCGAGATCGTGCGTGAGGTCGCCGGCCGCCGGGTCTTGATCCACGACCGCGATCGGGAAGAGCACTACAACGTCGTGAGCGCGTTGATCAAGAGTCTGCGCGCCAGCGACCCCGATGCCGCCCTCTACTACATGGCGCGCATGTTGGTCGTCGGCGAAGACCCCCTGTTCATTGCTCGACGTCTTTTGATCTTCGCCTCAGAGGACATCGGCAATGCGGATCCCAACGCGCTTCCTCTGGCGATGGCAAACTATCAGGCAGTCGATCGGCTCGGCATGCCCGAAGCCCGCATCCCGTTGGCCCAGACCGCCACCTATCTCGCTTGCGCGCCACGCAGCAATGCGGCCTACCGAGCGCTGGACCGGGCGATGGCGGTTGTCGAACAGACGGGCTCACTGCCGGTGCCAATGCACCTGCGCAACGCACCAACCAAATTAATGTCAGACCTGGGATACGGTCGCGACTACCGCTACCCCCACGATGAACCGGACGCGATGGTTGCAGCGAAGAACCTGCCGGACTCGATCGCGGACGAACTGTTCTACGCGCCGAGCGAGCGCGGCGCCGAAGCCGAAATCGCTCAGCGGCTAAAGCGCTTTCGGGCTCAGCGCGAGGGTCGGGACCAGGGCGAGGGTCAGGGCGATTAG
- a CDS encoding diguanylate cyclase, whose translation MATLLIVDDSATARSEIKSVVESAEIFDQILEASDGIRGLKLMLSESLDMVICDLEMPGFDGEKLLRAKESNSELSNTPFIVVTASDDQNRRTRLLQGGASDVVCKPFNGPDLAARLQMQLKLKRLQDELRDKNETLAKISTSDPTTGLRTRRYISEYLTVEILRARRYKSPLSVIMADLDHFKNVNDTFGHLAGDAVLEGTCALLISQLRATDAGGRFGGEEFLVVLNHCDQSGAASLAERWRGAVENEEFTSADGRSIPVTISLGVAQFDLSMETPEVLIEAADQALYRAKDSGRNRVERAVPD comes from the coding sequence GTGGCTACACTGTTGATTGTAGATGACTCTGCTACCGCTCGTTCAGAGATCAAATCCGTTGTCGAGAGCGCTGAGATATTCGATCAGATTCTCGAAGCGAGTGACGGTATTCGCGGTCTGAAACTCATGCTGAGTGAGTCACTCGACATGGTGATCTGCGATCTCGAGATGCCCGGCTTCGACGGTGAGAAATTGCTCAGGGCCAAAGAGTCCAATTCGGAACTCAGCAACACGCCCTTCATTGTCGTGACCGCCTCGGATGATCAAAATCGGAGAACGCGCCTGCTTCAGGGCGGTGCTTCCGATGTCGTCTGCAAGCCGTTCAACGGTCCAGATCTCGCCGCACGTCTGCAGATGCAGTTGAAACTCAAGCGGCTGCAGGACGAACTGAGAGACAAGAACGAAACGCTTGCGAAGATTTCGACTTCGGATCCGACGACCGGCCTGCGCACCCGTCGCTACATCTCGGAATATCTGACGGTCGAGATCTTGCGCGCGCGCCGCTATAAATCACCCCTTTCCGTCATCATGGCCGATCTCGATCACTTCAAGAACGTGAATGATACTTTTGGACATCTCGCCGGGGACGCGGTGCTCGAAGGCACGTGTGCCTTGCTGATTTCCCAGCTGCGGGCGACGGACGCGGGGGGGCGCTTCGGGGGAGAAGAATTTCTCGTCGTTCTCAATCACTGTGATCAAAGCGGAGCCGCGAGCCTTGCCGAACGCTGGCGCGGCGCAGTCGAAAACGAAGAGTTCACCAGTGCCGACGGTCGGTCGATTCCGGTCACCATCAGCCTCGGGGTCGCGCAGTTTGATCTTTCGATGGAGACCCCCGAGGTACTAATCGAAGCTGCGGACCAGGCGCTGTACCGCGCAAAAGACTCAGGTCGCAACCGGGTCGAGCGCGCCGTCCCGGACTGA